The DNA window TGGCCGGACAGCAGCAAAGCCAGCGCCGCCCCCTCGCCCTGCCGCGCCTGTTCCAGCCCTTTCAGCGCGACGTCGAGCGCAACCGTGATGGCGGCGTCGAGCGCGGCGCGCGCCTCCTCGGTTTCGATGGTTTCAGGAATGTCAAGCACACCTCGCAGCGACAGCAATCCGTCGGCTGTCGCCGGGGCAACGCCGAATTGTTCCTGCAGACGCTTGGCCAGACCCGCAAGGTCTTTCAGAAACGCCTCGTTGACGACGGGTTGCGCCTGCGCGCCGGCGGCGCGGCCGATTGTGAGCGTCGCCTGGAAATTGCCGCGGGCGAAACGCTTCTGCAGCGTCTGTCGCACCGCCGGCTCCAGCCGCTCAAAACCCTGTGGCAGCCGCAGCCGCACCTCGACGCTCTTGCCGTTGACGGACTTGACCTCCCAGGCGATCGAGGTGCCGTCATGCTCGGCGACGGCACGTGCAAACCCGGTCATGCTCTGCAAATTCATGTCGCCTGCACATCCCTGGCGCATCACCCCGAAACCAGTCTTCCGGACGGGGCAAGTGCTGCTTGAAAACAACCACGCCGCGGGCGCGTCGAAACCGGACGCTTGGCGTTCCTTCAAATGTCAGGCTGTCGCCTTCCGGGCAACGCCTTTCTTCGTCTTACTGGGCATCACCCGCATCGCCGCCGGCATCGCCATTGTCGCCACCGGTGCTGTCGCCGCCGTCGGCGGGCTTGTCTGCGGCAGGCTTGTCCGTATTGCCGTTGGCACCGGCGGCAGCGGCCTTGGCCGCGTCATCGGCCTGCTTTTTCTGCAGCGCACGATAGCGGGCGACGTTCTCATTGTGCTCGTCCAGCGTCGCGGCAAAGACATGACCGCCCGTGCCGTCGGCGACGAAATATAGATCGTCGGTCTTCGATGGATTGGCCACGGCCTCAAGCGCCGCGCGGCCCGGATTGGCGATCGGCGTCGGCGGCAGCCCGTTGATGACATAGGTGTTGTAAGGTGTCTGCTTTTGGATGTCCGACTGGTAGATCGGGCGGTCGGCGGGCTTTCCCTTGCCGCCGAACAGACCATAGATGATGGTCGGATCGGATTGCAGGCGCATGCCCTTGGCCAACCGGTTCAGGAAGACGGCGGCGACGCGCGAACGCTCGTCACCCTTGCCGGTTTCCTTCTCGACGATCGACGCCAGGGTGACGAAGTCCTCGATATTGGCGAGCGGCAGGTCCGGCGCGCGCCGCTGCCATACCTCGTCGACCAGCTTCTTTTGATCGGCCAGCAGCTTGTCGATCATCTGCTGGCGCGTCGCGCCACGCGTGAAGCGCAGCGTGTCGGTGGCAAGGCTGCCCTCGGGAGGCGTTGTCGAAGGCATGTCGCCACTCAGGGCGGGTTCGTCGGCGATACGCTGCAGGGCCTGCTCGACCGTCAGCCCTTCCGGAATGGTCAGCGAGTACATCACCGACTTGCCGCTTTTCAGGAGCTCCATGATGTCGCGCATGGATGCCCTGGGCTTGATCTCGTATTCGCCTGCCTTGAGCGCGGAATCATTGCCGAAGGCACGCACGCCAAGGCGGAAGACACGGGCGTCGCTGATCAGTCCGCGCCGTTCAAGCTGGTCGGCGATGTCCTGGACGCCGGTGTTCGCCTTGACCAGGAAGGTGTCGCCATTGGCCGAAGGACCGGGTTCGGTGAATTCCTGCTTGCCGAAATAGAGCGCCACTCCAGCCGCCAAAACCAGCAGCATCACCGAGGAGATGACGAAGTTCATGAACACCACGACCTGGCTGCGCGAAGCGCGCGAGCGTTTCGGCGGCGGGGTTCCGGCTTCCGGCCGCAAGGCCTCGCTGGCTGTCTTCGGCACGATCGGCCCGGTGTTCGCCGGCCGTTGCCCGAATTCTCCGTTGCCCACCGGATTTGTGTTCATTTTGCCCTACCGTTTGATCGCCCAACGAATCCCCCGCGGCAGAGTAGGGGCGAATATGGCAAAATTGACGGCACGTCGAAGCGTCGTCCGGCGGCCGGACGATCAGCCATTGTAGCGCTGGAATACAAGCGAAGCGTTTGTGCCGCCGAAGCCGAAGGAATTGGACAGGGCCACGTCGATCTGGCGGGAGCGAGGCTTGTTCGGCACCAGGTCGATCGCGGTTTCACGCTCCGGGTTGTCGAGGTTGATGGTCGCCGGCGCGATATTGTCTCTGATCGCGAGGATCGAAAAGATCGCCTCGGCGGCACCAGCCGCCCCCAGCAGATGGCCGATCGACGACTTGGTCGACGACATCGAAATCTTCGACGCGGCATTGCCGACAAGCCGCTCGACGGCGCCGAGCTCGATCGTGTCGGCCATGGTCGAGGTGCCATGCGCGTTGATGTAGTCGACATCGGATGGCGCAAGCTTGGCCCGGTTCAACGCCGCCGTCATGCAACGGAAGGCGCCGTCGCCGTCTTCAGCCGGTGCGGTGATGTGATAGGCGTCGCCCGTGAGACCGTAGCCGGTCACCTCGGCATAGATTTTCGCCCCGCGCGCCTTGGCGTGCTCGAGCTCTTCGAGCACCACGACACCGGCGCCCTCGCCCATGACGAAGCCATCTCGGTCACGGTCATAGGGACGCGAGGCCGTCTGCGGCGTATCATTGCGCTCGGTCGACAGCGCCCGACAGGCGGCGAAGCCCGCGATCGACAGCCGCGTCACCGGCGCTTCGGCGCCACCGGCGACCATGACGTCGGCATCGCCCCACATGATCAGCCGGGCAGCATCGCCAATGGCGTGCGCCCCGGTCGAACAGGCAGTGACGACGGCATGGTTGGGGCCTTTCAGCCCGTGCCGGATCGAAACCTGGCCAGAGACAAGATTGATGATCTGGCCCGGGATGAAGAAGGGGCTGATGCGGCGCGGACCGCGCTCCTTGAGGATGATCGCATTCTCGGCGATGCCCTCGATGCCGCCAATGCCGGAACCGATGAGCACGCCGGTGGCGCACTGCTCCTCATGCGTCTTGGGCTCCCAGCCGGAATCCTTCAGCGCCTCGTCGGCGGCGGCAATCCCGTACAGGATGAAGTCGCCGATCTTGCGCAATTCCTTGGGCTCGAGCACGGCCTCTGGATTGAAGGTAGCATTGCTGCCGTCACCACGCGGAATGACATGGGCGACCTTGCAGGCAAGATCCTCCACCTCGAACTCGGTGATGCGCTTGGCGGCGCTGCGGCCGGTCAGAAGCTCCTTCCAGCTGTGCTCGAAGCCCATGCCGAACGGCGACAACAACCCAAGGCCCGTGACGACGACACGCCTCATCGCAGGTCCTCCCCGGTGATGACTGCGGAAAGCGTCAGGCCGAAGCCTTGTCGATGTACTTCACCGCATCGCCGACGGTCAGGATGGTCTCGGCCGCGTCGTCGGGAATCTCGACGCCAAACTCTTCTTCGAACGCCATGACGAGTTCGACCGTATCGAGGCTGTCAGCGCCCAGATCATCGATGAAGCTCGCCTGCTCCGTCACTTTGTCGGCATCGACGCCAAGGTGCTCGATGACGATCTTCTTGACGCGCTCTGCGGTGTCACTCATTTGGGCATCCTCGTCTTTTGTTTGTCTGTCTTCGTTAGCGGGCAGAATGCCGCTAATCAAGCTGAAAGATGGTCCTGCCGGAAACGCAACGGCCACGGACCGGTTTTTGCCCGAACCGCCGGGTTGCGGGCCGCATTACACGAAAAATGGCCGAGGTCCAAGGTGAAATGGTCTCTTTTCACAACCCCGCCATGTCTGGTCAAATCATCGCCATGCCGCCGTTGACATGGATGGTCTGCCCGGTGACGTAGGCGGCTTCGTTGGAGGCGAGGTAGGCGACGGCGGACGCCACTTCAACACTCGTGCCCATGCGGCGCGTCGGAATCGCCGCCATGATCGCCTCTTTCTGCTTGTCGTTGAGCTTGTCGGTCATCGCCGATTCGATGAAGCCCGGGGCAACGCAGTTGACGGTGATGTTGCGGGTGGCGATCTCCTGCGCCAGCGACTTGGAGAAGCCGATCATGCCAGCCTTGGAGGCGCAATAGTTGGTTTGGCCGGGATTGCCGGTGACACCAACCACCGAGGTGATGTTGATGATGCGGCCATGGCGGCGGCGCATCATCGGATGGGTGAGTTCGCGCGTCAGCCGGAAAACGGCGGTCAGATTGACTTCGATCACGCTATCCCAATCGGCGTCCGACATGCGCACGAACAGCCCGTCCTTCGTAATGCCGGCATTGTTGACCAGGATGTCGACGCCTTCGAGATCGGCCTCCGCCTTCTGGCCAAGCGCCTTGACCTCGTCGCGATTCGACAGATTGGCCGGAAACAGCTTTACCCGGTCGCCGAGTTCGGCGGCCAGTGTTTCGAGTTTCTCGATGCGAGTGCCGTGCAGGCCGACAATGGCGCCTTGAGCATGCAGCACGCGGGCGATCGCCTCGCCGATGCCTCCCGATGCGCCGGTGACGAGCGCCTTGCGGCCGGTCAGTTCGAACATTTTTGTCTCCTGATCTGAGAAAACACCCTTCACACGGAAGGGGTCAAATCGCCAGTGTATTATGCGAGTGCGGCCAGTGCCGCCTCAACATCGGCCGACGTGCCGATGGCTGATGTAGCGATATCGCGGTTGATGCGCCGGGCCAGGCCCGACAGCACCTTGCCGGCGCCGATCTCGTAAAGCGTCACAACGCCGTTGGCGCCGAACCATTCCACCGTTTCGCGCCAGCGCACGCGGCCGGTTATCTGCTCGACAAGGCGCCGGGCGATCTCATCCGGATCGCCGGTCGGTGTCACGGTGACGTTGGACACCACGGGAACCGCCGGCGCGTTCTTCGCCACCCCGGCGAGCGCATCGCGCATGACGTTCGCCGCCGGCGCCATCAAGGCGGAATGGAAGGGCGCCGAGACCTGCAGCATCAGCGCCCGCTTGGCGCCCTTTTCGGTGCACAGTTTCGCCGCCAGCTCAACCGCGGCCTTGGCGCCGGAGATGACCAGCTGGCCGCCGCCATTGTCATTGGCGATCTGACAGACCTTGCCGGAGCCTTGCGCGGCCTCGGTGCAAGCGGCTTCGACATCCTCCTGCTCCAGTCCGATGATCGCCGCCATGGCGCCCTCGCCGGCCGGCACCGCCGCCTGCATGGCGTTGCCACGAATGCGCAGCAGGCGGGCGGCATCGGCGACGGAAACAAAGCCGGCGGCGGCAAGGGCCGAATACTCGCCCAGCGAATGGCCGGCGACATAGGCGACCTTGCCCTTCAGCGAGAAACCGCGCGCTTCCAGCGCCCTCACGGCGGCCAGCGAAACCGCCATCAGTGCCGGCTGCGCATTGGCGGTCAGCGTCAACGTCTCTTCCGGACCTTCCCAGATCAGCTTCGACAGGTTTTCGCCGAGCGCGTCGTCGACTTCCTGGAAGATCCTGCGCGCCTCCGGAAAGGCATCGGCAAGATCCTTGCCCATTCCGACAGCCTGGCTGCCTTGTCCCGGAAAGGTGAATGCGACGGCCATGCTAGGGCTCCCGAAGACTGATGTGCTTGCCTGATATGCGAATTTTTCCTGCCTGTGGCGCAAGGCAGCCCGCCAAGTCAAGCCCGCTTCGACCCGTGCCCAAACCCGAACCATGCGCCGAGTGCCTGTTCCGAAAGGGTTTTTGGCGATCACTCCTGATGAAAACCGCTCACGAATCGTTCGCTGGCTCTTCTTATTTTCGCCACAGGCGCTAGCTTTGCGTGACAATTATATGACAATCGCGTGACTTGGGTTGTCGCCGGGTGGGAAGTTAAAGTGGCAAAGAGTTCGAAACGCGCCGGTAAAGCCGCGCCTCAGTTCCTGGAAGACGATCCGTCCACCGGCTATCTGCCGGGCCGGAGATGGCCGGTTGTCCGTTACGGATTGATCAGCCTGGCGATCTCAACCATCCTGGTGTTCGCCATCGAATGGATCGTGCGCGGTGACTTTGCCGGCACCGTCTTCTTCTTCCTGCAGCCGCTCAAGCCGGGCTGGACGACCATCGTCGTGTTCGCGCTGATCCTGATCGGCCTCGACGCCGTGCTCGGCCGCAGCCACCAGAGCCTGATGATCGTCGCGCCATTGACGCTCTCGCTGGCATTTGTCGGCCACCAGAAGTCGCACTATCTCGGCGATCCGCTCTACCCGACGGATTTCCTCTACGCTCGCCAGATCTTCGCGCTGTTGCCGCTCCTGGTGCGTGAACGGCCGATGACCGCGCTCGCCATGGTCGTCGGCATCGTCGCCGGCCTGTCGCTGCTCGTCTATGGCTGGCGGCAGTGGCGCCGCAAGGTTCCCGCGCTCAGCCACAAGGGTCGCCTTGCCCGGCTGACGCTGGCGGTGCCGCTGCTCGCCTTCTTCGTCTCGATCATGGACTATGCCACCTTCTCATGGACCAGGGATCGGCTGCAGATCATCCCGATCATGTGGGACCAGAAGGAAAACTACGCCTCCAACGGCTTTGCACTAGCCTTCGCGCTCAACGTGCCGATGGCCCATGTCTCGGCACCCCCGGGCTATACGGAAAAGGCGATCGCGGCGATCGACCGGCCGCAGATAACGGCCTCGGTGCCCGATGAAAGGCCAGACATCATTGTCGTCATGAGCGAATCCTTCTGGGATCCGACCAAGCTGCCCGGCGTCACCATCACACCGGATCCCATCCCCACCGTGCGGGCATTGCGTTCCGGTTCGATGTTCTCGCCTGAATTCGGCGGCATGACGGCAAATATCGAATTCGAGGCGCTGACCGGTTTTTCCAACGCTTTCCTGCCGGCCGGTAGCATCCCCTACCAGCAATATGTGCGCACGCCGACACCATCGATGGCGACCTTCCTGAAGAGCGAGGGCTACCGGGCGCGCGCCATCCATCCGGGCACCAACTGGTTCTGGAACCGTGGCGCGGTGTACGCCGATTTCGGCTTTAACGATTTCAAGTCGGAAGAGACGCTGCCGCCCATGGAAAAGCGCGGACCGCTGGCATCGGATGCGGCGATGACGGATGAGATCATCCGGGAAGCCGACGCCAGTGACGATCCGGTGTTCTTCTTCGCGGTCAGCCTGCAGAACCATGGCCCCTATGAACCGAACCGCTATTACAACCCGACCCACGCCGTGCAGGCGCCGATCAGCCAGTGGGCGCGCGATTCGCTGCTGAGCTATGCGGAGGGTTCCGCCGATGCGGACCACGGCCTTGAACGGCTGATCGAATGGGCCAAGAAGCGCGAGCGGCCGACGATTGTCGCCTTCTTCGGCGACCATCTGCCGCCACTGGGGCCCGTCTATGTCGAGACGGGCTTCCTGAAGGACAACGTCGCGCCACGCAAGGAACCGACACCGCAAGCCGCCCTTGACCATCACGAGACACCGCTGATCATCTGGTCGAACCGTTCCGGCCCGGTCGCGGACCTCGGCACGGTAAGCCCGGCATTCCTGCCCTATCATATCCTGACCGCGGCCGGCATCACCCATCCCTACTACACGGGCTTCCTGGGCGAGATGCGGGAGCGCTACCGCGTCGTCGACCGCAACCTGCTGCTGACCCCGGCCGGCGAGGCCACGCCCGATTGGTCGCGTCAAAAGGAGATCAACCCGGCAATCCGCGATTTCCGGCTCATCCAGTACGACATGATGTTCGGCAAGCGCCATGCCGCGCCCGACTTTTTCCCCGAGACGGTCGACAAGATCGTCGCCCATACAAGTTGAGAGGCGCACATCAGATAAGGCAGCCCTCTCGAGATCGAGCGCTCAGTTCGTGAGTTGCAGCTTCGAGAACTTGTTGGCGATCTGCTGAAAGACGTTCGGCAGCTTGGCCGGGTCGTTGACGGCGTAATAATCGCTCGGGTCGGAAGCGCAGGCGCTGTAAAGCGCCCGGTTGGCGGCGGTGTCCGACTGCAGCACCATCGTATAGATCTGCACACCCTCGTTCTTCAATTGCGTGCACACGCTCTTGGTCCAGGCGTCGACATTGCGGGCCGCCGTTGTCTGGTTGTCGGACCCGAAGCGGCCACCCGCCAGATATCCATAGGACGTGTAGTCGGACTTGGTCGGCTGATTGCTGGCGCCATAGACGACATTCTCGCCGTCGGTGAGCAGCATGACGATCTTGCTGGCGCCCGGCGTCTTGAATGGCACCCCATCGGTATAGGGCGCGCCTGGTGAAAGCACCCGCATGCCCCACGACAGGCCCTCCGAGACATTGGTGCCGGAACCGTTCCATTCCGTCATCTGGCTCGCCGCCTTGCGCAATTTGACGAAGTCGTCGGTCAAGGGAACGATAGGGGTCGGGCAGGAGCGGTTCGGCCCAACGGTGATGGCGGTGCCGGTCTCGGTGACGAGCTTGTTCGTCGAGGCGACATATTTGGCGATTTTTTCCAGATCAGCGCCCAACGACGCGTCGATCGCACCTCCGAGCAGGCCGCTGAGGTCGATACCCAGCACATTGATGCCGGACTGCTTGAGTTTGTTCTTGTCTATGGTGTCGTCGAGGTAGGAATTGTTGTAGCCGGTCGCCGAGTTGCCATAGGAGCCGGACGGCTTGGTGGCAGGTGCTGGATCGTCGGGAGCGAAATAGGGCACGAACAGCGTGTCGGGCTTGTTCGGGTCCGGTGGCGTATCGGAAATGTTGTAGGTGCCGGGGCGAGCCTCGACGCAGCCTTTCCATCCGGTGTCGTTCCATCCGCCCTTCAGCCCCAGTTGCTTGAACAGCGCCATATGGGTCGGCCGCTTGCCGTCGATGACGGGGAAATTGATGCCGTTGGTGGAGGATTTCCCGTCCATGTCGATCCAGGACGGGTCGAACCCATCGCCATTGACGTTGACCGCCGTGACAAAGGGAACCAGCGAGGCACGCACCTGGCGCGTCGGCGATTTTGTCGCCTCCAGAGTGTCCAGCAGGGACTTGGTTGCCGCCCTCAATGCCGTCATGCGGGCACCCGCCATCGAGCCGGTATTGTCCAGCACCAGCACGACTTCGAGCTGATTGTTCGATTCGACAGCCGAGGCATTGACGACGATGTGTCTGTTCTGGCCGAACAGGAAGGCGAAGTTCAAATTGACGTCCGCCGAGGCAACCGCCTTTGTCTTGATGAAGTTGACGCCCCTGTCGACGGTCAGCGTCGCCTGCGCGTTGGCGAGTTCGCCATGCCCGACGACGTTGGCCTGAAAATAGCGATCGAAGGCGTCCGTGCGGGTCATGTCCAGATCGCCGAGATGAGAAGAGGCGAGATTTGCGGCGTCGAGCGCATTCTGCAGGTTGCTCTTGGCACGCATGATGGTCGACACATCAACCGCGAAGGCGACGGCCGACAGGATGGCCGGTAGACCGAGTCCCATCAGAAGTGCGAAATTGCCGCTCTTCGAGCGCCAGAATCTGTTGAGAAGCATCCTTACCCCCGGGAAATGCTCACCGCTTGGTCTGCGCGGATTGCCCGGGCTTTTGCACCTTCCATGATGAATCGACCGTTGACGGCGGGGCTCAACCCTGTGCAACCTGACATAGTGGTTAAAGGCTGGTTGCCAGAAAATCGCCAGGCGGTACCGACGCAGCACGTCATTTCCAGCGCCCTGCGACATCGGGAACGCCGCCTGCCCTTGCCTTATCGGTGGATTGCTGTATAGACGCCGCCAATCTGCCGGTCCCAGCTGGGGGCTGAACGGAGGGCCGGAGGTTTCATCAAAAGCCTTCGTGTGAAGCCAGAAGTGCTTCCGCCTCCCGTGTCTCCGCTCTCGACCGTCTCGTCATGCTCCTTTCTTCCCCGTGCCCTCCCAGGCTCCACGGGTCAGAGAAGTTGCAGAGGCTTTTGCCGCCGGGAACCGGGAGAGAAACGAAGAAAGGCACTGAACCATAATGGCTCTTTACGAACATGTGTTTCTTGCCCGGCAGGACCTCTCGCAGCAGCAGGTCGATGCGCTTGTCGAACAGTACAAGGGCGTCATCTCCGCGAATGGCGGGTCCGTCGGCCGGGTCGAGAACTGGGGACTGAAGTCCCTCACCTACCGGGTCAACAAGAACCGGAAGGCATACTATACGCTTATGGACCTCGACTGCCCGCCGGCAGCGCTCAACGAGATGGAGCGCCAGATGGGCCTGTCCGAGGACGTCCTGCGGTTCCTGACCATCAAGGTCGAGGCGCATGAGGAAGGTCCCTCGGCCATGATGCAGAAGCGCGAAGAGCGCTCCGAGCGCGGCAGCTTCGGCGACCGCGATCGCGGCCCGCGTTCGTTCGGCGACCGTGATCGCGGCGACCGTGGCGATCGTCCGCCGCGCAGCTTCGGCGGCGACGCCGGTGGTGATCGTGGTCCGCGCCGTCCGCGCGAAGGCTTTGAAGGGGGTGCAGAATAATGGTCGACATCAACCAGATCCCGACCCGGCGCCCGTTCCACCGTCGCCGCAAGACCTGCCCGTTCTCCGGCGCCAACGCGCCCAAGATCGACTACAAGGACGTGCGTCTCCTGCAGCGCTACATTTCCGAGCGCGGCAAGATCGTGCCGTCGCGCATCACCGCCGTGAGCCAGAAGAAGCAGCGTGAACTCGCCAAGGCGATCAAGCGCGCCCGTTTCCTCGGCCTGCTGCCCTACG is part of the Mesorhizobium loti genome and encodes:
- the fabG gene encoding 3-oxoacyl-[acyl-carrier-protein] reductase — protein: MFELTGRKALVTGASGGIGEAIARVLHAQGAIVGLHGTRIEKLETLAAELGDRVKLFPANLSNRDEVKALGQKAEADLEGVDILVNNAGITKDGLFVRMSDADWDSVIEVNLTAVFRLTRELTHPMMRRRHGRIINITSVVGVTGNPGQTNYCASKAGMIGFSKSLAQEIATRNITVNCVAPGFIESAMTDKLNDKQKEAIMAAIPTRRMGTSVEVASAVAYLASNEAAYVTGQTIHVNGGMAMI
- the rpsF gene encoding 30S ribosomal protein S6, which codes for MALYEHVFLARQDLSQQQVDALVEQYKGVISANGGSVGRVENWGLKSLTYRVNKNRKAYYTLMDLDCPPAALNEMERQMGLSEDVLRFLTIKVEAHEEGPSAMMQKREERSERGSFGDRDRGPRSFGDRDRGDRGDRPPRSFGGDAGGDRGPRRPREGFEGGAE
- the fabF gene encoding beta-ketoacyl-ACP synthase II, which codes for MRRVVVTGLGLLSPFGMGFEHSWKELLTGRSAAKRITEFEVEDLACKVAHVIPRGDGSNATFNPEAVLEPKELRKIGDFILYGIAAADEALKDSGWEPKTHEEQCATGVLIGSGIGGIEGIAENAIILKERGPRRISPFFIPGQIINLVSGQVSIRHGLKGPNHAVVTACSTGAHAIGDAARLIMWGDADVMVAGGAEAPVTRLSIAGFAACRALSTERNDTPQTASRPYDRDRDGFVMGEGAGVVVLEELEHAKARGAKIYAEVTGYGLTGDAYHITAPAEDGDGAFRCMTAALNRAKLAPSDVDYINAHGTSTMADTIELGAVERLVGNAASKISMSSTKSSIGHLLGAAGAAEAIFSILAIRDNIAPATINLDNPERETAIDLVPNKPRSRQIDVALSNSFGFGGTNASLVFQRYNG
- a CDS encoding pilus assembly protein is translated as MLLNRFWRSKSGNFALLMGLGLPAILSAVAFAVDVSTIMRAKSNLQNALDAANLASSHLGDLDMTRTDAFDRYFQANVVGHGELANAQATLTVDRGVNFIKTKAVASADVNLNFAFLFGQNRHIVVNASAVESNNQLEVVLVLDNTGSMAGARMTALRAATKSLLDTLEATKSPTRQVRASLVPFVTAVNVNGDGFDPSWIDMDGKSSTNGINFPVIDGKRPTHMALFKQLGLKGGWNDTGWKGCVEARPGTYNISDTPPDPNKPDTLFVPYFAPDDPAPATKPSGSYGNSATGYNNSYLDDTIDKNKLKQSGINVLGIDLSGLLGGAIDASLGADLEKIAKYVASTNKLVTETGTAITVGPNRSCPTPIVPLTDDFVKLRKAASQMTEWNGSGTNVSEGLSWGMRVLSPGAPYTDGVPFKTPGASKIVMLLTDGENVVYGASNQPTKSDYTSYGYLAGGRFGSDNQTTAARNVDAWTKSVCTQLKNEGVQIYTMVLQSDTAANRALYSACASDPSDYYAVNDPAKLPNVFQQIANKFSKLQLTN
- a CDS encoding YicC/YloC family endoribonuclease; amino-acid sequence: MNLQSMTGFARAVAEHDGTSIAWEVKSVNGKSVEVRLRLPQGFERLEPAVRQTLQKRFARGNFQATLTIGRAAGAQAQPVVNEAFLKDLAGLAKRLQEQFGVAPATADGLLSLRGVLDIPETIETEEARAALDAAITVALDVALKGLEQARQGEGAALALLLSGHIDAIEALTLRAEADPSRDTAAIRERIAEQVRLLMDASANLDASRLHMEAAFLATKADIREEIDRLKTHVASGRALLGGGGAVGRKLDFLAQEFNRESNTLCSKSNAAAVTAIGLELKAVVDQFREQVQNLE
- the fabD gene encoding ACP S-malonyltransferase, encoding MAVAFTFPGQGSQAVGMGKDLADAFPEARRIFQEVDDALGENLSKLIWEGPEETLTLTANAQPALMAVSLAAVRALEARGFSLKGKVAYVAGHSLGEYSALAAAGFVSVADAARLLRIRGNAMQAAVPAGEGAMAAIIGLEQEDVEAACTEAAQGSGKVCQIANDNGGGQLVISGAKAAVELAAKLCTEKGAKRALMLQVSAPFHSALMAPAANVMRDALAGVAKNAPAVPVVSNVTVTPTGDPDEIARRLVEQITGRVRWRETVEWFGANGVVTLYEIGAGKVLSGLARRINRDIATSAIGTSADVEAALAALA
- the mltG gene encoding endolytic transglycosylase MltG; this encodes MNFVISSVMLLVLAAGVALYFGKQEFTEPGPSANGDTFLVKANTGVQDIADQLERRGLISDARVFRLGVRAFGNDSALKAGEYEIKPRASMRDIMELLKSGKSVMYSLTIPEGLTVEQALQRIADEPALSGDMPSTTPPEGSLATDTLRFTRGATRQQMIDKLLADQKKLVDEVWQRRAPDLPLANIEDFVTLASIVEKETGKGDERSRVAAVFLNRLAKGMRLQSDPTIIYGLFGGKGKPADRPIYQSDIQKQTPYNTYVINGLPPTPIANPGRAALEAVANPSKTDDLYFVADGTGGHVFAATLDEHNENVARYRALQKKQADDAAKAAAAGANGNTDKPAADKPADGGDSTGGDNGDAGGDAGDAQ
- a CDS encoding LTA synthase family protein: MAKSSKRAGKAAPQFLEDDPSTGYLPGRRWPVVRYGLISLAISTILVFAIEWIVRGDFAGTVFFFLQPLKPGWTTIVVFALILIGLDAVLGRSHQSLMIVAPLTLSLAFVGHQKSHYLGDPLYPTDFLYARQIFALLPLLVRERPMTALAMVVGIVAGLSLLVYGWRQWRRKVPALSHKGRLARLTLAVPLLAFFVSIMDYATFSWTRDRLQIIPIMWDQKENYASNGFALAFALNVPMAHVSAPPGYTEKAIAAIDRPQITASVPDERPDIIVVMSESFWDPTKLPGVTITPDPIPTVRALRSGSMFSPEFGGMTANIEFEALTGFSNAFLPAGSIPYQQYVRTPTPSMATFLKSEGYRARAIHPGTNWFWNRGAVYADFGFNDFKSEETLPPMEKRGPLASDAAMTDEIIREADASDDPVFFFAVSLQNHGPYEPNRYYNPTHAVQAPISQWARDSLLSYAEGSADADHGLERLIEWAKKRERPTIVAFFGDHLPPLGPVYVETGFLKDNVAPRKEPTPQAALDHHETPLIIWSNRSGPVADLGTVSPAFLPYHILTAAGITHPYYTGFLGEMRERYRVVDRNLLLTPAGEATPDWSRQKEINPAIRDFRLIQYDMMFGKRHAAPDFFPETVDKIVAHTS
- a CDS encoding acyl carrier protein, which encodes MSDTAERVKKIVIEHLGVDADKVTEQASFIDDLGADSLDTVELVMAFEEEFGVEIPDDAAETILTVGDAVKYIDKASA
- the rpsR gene encoding 30S ribosomal protein S18 — encoded protein: MVDINQIPTRRPFHRRRKTCPFSGANAPKIDYKDVRLLQRYISERGKIVPSRITAVSQKKQRELAKAIKRARFLGLLPYVVR